From Zingiber officinale cultivar Zhangliang chromosome 5B, Zo_v1.1, whole genome shotgun sequence, the proteins below share one genomic window:
- the LOC121987787 gene encoding probable trehalose-phosphate phosphatase 6 produces MVKQSVIVPEEIAISGAASAAKTEPPILLPAFPPRNSIPGLHRASFNNRFMSQVDISGGRPSALVESMRASSPTHPREAASDLSVAADGEYKDWLKRHPSALGNFNDVVAASKAKQMVMFLDYDGTLSPIVDDPDSAFMSEPMREAVRDVARHFPTAIVSGRCRNKVFNFVRLKELYYAGSHGMDIKGPSKSTKKTTSKTNPVLFQPASEFLPVMDEVYKVLVEKTKFVPGSRVENNTFSLSVHYRCVEEKIWNSLAELVRSVVNDYPELRLTIGRKVFEIRPSIEWDKGKALEFLLESIGFANCNNVFPVYIGDDRTDEDAFKVLRERGQGVGILVSKFAKETNASYSLQEPAEVNKFLRQLVAWKKLLLKE; encoded by the exons ATGGTAAAGCAGAGTGTCATCGTCCCGGAGGAGATCGCCATCTCCGGCGCCGCCTCGGCTGCGAAGACCGAACCTCCCATCCTCCTCCCTGCTTttcctcctcgtaactccatccCCGGTCTCCACCGTGCCAGCTTCAACAACCGGTTCATGAGCCAGGTAGATATTTCCGGCGGGAGGCCGAGCGCATTGGTCGAGTCCATGCGCGCCTCCTCCCCCACCCACCCCAGGGAGGCCGCCTCCGACTTGTCTGTCGCCGCCGATGGAGAGTACAAGGATTGGCTG AAGCGGCACCCGTCGGCGCTGGGCAACTTCAACGACGTCGTCGCGGCGTCAAAGGCCAAACAGATGGTGATGTTCCTCGACTACGACGGCACTCTGTCCCCCATCGTCGACGATCCAGACAGCGCCTTCATGTCTGAGCCG ATGAGGGAGGCCGTGAGAGACGTTGCGAGGCACTTCCCAACTGCCATCGTGAGTGGCAGATGCAGGAACAAG gtgtTCAATTTTGTACGTTTGAAGGAATTGTACTACGCTGGGAGCCACGGCATGGACATAAAAGGTCCTAGCAAAAGCACCAAAAAGACAACATCCAAG ACAAACCCTGTTTTGTTTCAACCGGCCAGTGAGTTCCTTCCTGTGATGGATGAG GTGTATAAAGTACTGGTAGAGAAAACAAAATTCGTCCCAGGTTCCAGAGTTGAAAACAACACCTTCTCTTTATCAGTCCACTACCGATGTGTTGAGGAAAAG ATATGGAACTCATTGGCTGAGCTAGTCCGTTCAGTGGTGAATGACTACCCTGAACTCCGGCTGACCATAGGAAGAAAGGTATTTGAGATTCGCCCGAGCATCGAATGGGACAAGGGGAAGGCTCTTGAGTTCTTGTTAGAGTCCATAG GGTTCGCAAATTGTAACAATGTGTTTCCGGTGTACATAGGAGATGACCGCACCGACGAAGATGCCTTCAAG GTATTGCGTGAAAGAGGACAGGGTGTAgggatccttgtgtctaagtttgCAAAGGAAACAAATGCATCCTATTCTCTTCAAGAACCAGCTGAG GTCAATAAGTTCCTACGTCAGCTCGTTGCATGGAAGAAGCTTCTTTTGAAGGAATGA